In Halobacillus amylolyticus, the following proteins share a genomic window:
- the addB gene encoding helicase-exonuclease AddAB subunit AddB yields MAIQFLLGRSGTGKGVRVLDEIEAKLKEDPKGRSIMYIVPDQMTFQQEYALLKRDGLEGSIRAQVFSFSRLAWRVFQETGGGTKKFISSTGVQMMLRKIVEERKSDWRVFQKAVEKQGFIEQLEGMITEFKRYKISPETLQMQMSAMDQVVHKTSHEEGLREKLDDLSYIFEHLTEALREQYIDSEDQLQLLADKIPEARFLEGADVYLDGFHSFTPQEYTVIEALLKKANRVFVTLTMETPEHDGNEELDLFHETQETYFTLKQLAEQAGVEVECVVELDHKQGRLQGRPALLHLERYFDERPAPVYEGEAPIRIAEAAHPRAEVEGVAQEILRLIREDGYRYKDMAVLMREPAVYHSLIETLFEDYGIPVFIDEKRTMLNHPVVELVRSGLDVVEGNFRYDAVFRLLKTGLIPVKDSKHPLTADAIDELENYVLEYGIRRRERWFSKDQWVYQRFRGFDQASQTDDEKQKQERINAYREQVARVLEPFDRSIREADTIEERARAVYIWLDSMNIPSQLETWRDYYDAKGEIEHAREQEQVWDAVLQLLDEMVEMAGDEGISLQVFRSTLESGLESLTFAHVPPSMDHVIVGNVDRSRITGIKASFLLGVTDGVWPLKPTGDGMMSERERSLLAESGLKLADGTNRQLLDDRFYMYLALTMASDQVWISYPLSNEEGKSKVPSQIIQRVDELFPSVQGHFLLQDPDDIEDATRFITTPVKTRSALTSQLSRYLRGYPIQPVWWNVLNWYMEDEENNGLTNRILHSLFYKNQPVNFAQDTKKRMFDGPLKTSVSRLETYHRCSYQYFSQHSLNLQERKTYKLDAPDIGQLFHEALKQITEWVQQEGRDFAELGKSETTHYAERVITKLAPILQNQILHSSNRHHYIKHKLEGVVARAAFMLSEQARKSRFSPVGLELGFGTGPDAKLPPLSLALPNGHELMLRGRIDRVDRALSEQELYLRIIDYKSSEKGLDLTDVYYGLALQMLAYLDVVLTNAEHWLGAPAIPAGVLYFHVHNPMVSGKQMLADDQIEEEILKKFKMKGLLLENEQLVQMMDTGLEKGRSQIIPAGLKANGGFYKGSKTVEADKFNDLRSYIRQVMTEAGQRVTEGEVDLNPYQKGQHRACDYCPFRSVCQFDPSLEDNEYRKLKEWKEEEVIQQIAMGEENRFGKLD; encoded by the coding sequence ATGGCGATACAGTTTTTGCTTGGACGTTCCGGGACTGGCAAAGGAGTGCGAGTGCTAGATGAAATTGAAGCAAAGCTAAAAGAGGATCCTAAGGGTCGGTCCATCATGTACATTGTTCCAGACCAAATGACCTTTCAGCAGGAATATGCCTTGCTGAAAAGGGATGGGCTTGAAGGGTCAATTAGAGCTCAAGTATTCAGTTTTTCCCGTCTGGCCTGGCGTGTGTTTCAGGAGACTGGAGGCGGGACGAAGAAGTTTATCAGCTCAACAGGTGTGCAAATGATGCTCCGGAAGATTGTTGAAGAGCGGAAGTCAGACTGGAGAGTTTTTCAAAAAGCTGTTGAAAAACAAGGGTTTATTGAGCAGCTTGAAGGAATGATCACGGAATTTAAACGCTATAAAATCTCGCCGGAAACGTTGCAAATGCAGATGAGTGCGATGGATCAGGTTGTACATAAAACAAGTCATGAAGAGGGGTTGCGGGAGAAGCTTGATGATTTATCGTACATTTTTGAACATCTCACGGAAGCTTTGAGGGAACAGTATATAGATAGCGAGGATCAGCTTCAGCTTCTTGCTGATAAAATTCCCGAAGCCCGGTTTCTTGAAGGGGCGGATGTCTATTTAGATGGGTTCCATAGTTTTACACCACAAGAATATACGGTTATTGAAGCATTGCTTAAAAAGGCAAATCGTGTATTTGTTACGTTGACGATGGAAACACCTGAACACGATGGAAACGAAGAATTAGATTTGTTTCATGAAACGCAAGAAACATACTTTACATTAAAGCAGCTGGCTGAACAAGCAGGGGTAGAAGTAGAGTGTGTTGTCGAGCTTGATCATAAGCAGGGACGTTTGCAGGGACGTCCTGCTTTGCTGCATCTTGAACGATATTTTGATGAGCGCCCCGCTCCCGTGTATGAAGGGGAAGCCCCCATCCGGATTGCCGAAGCTGCACATCCACGGGCAGAGGTTGAAGGTGTTGCCCAAGAAATTTTGCGCCTGATTAGGGAAGATGGCTATCGCTACAAGGATATGGCTGTACTCATGCGCGAACCTGCGGTCTATCATAGTTTAATTGAAACGTTGTTTGAAGACTATGGAATCCCAGTTTTTATCGATGAAAAAAGGACGATGTTGAACCATCCAGTGGTGGAGTTAGTTCGCTCTGGACTAGATGTTGTAGAGGGAAACTTTCGTTACGATGCTGTGTTCCGCTTACTTAAAACTGGACTTATTCCAGTAAAGGATTCCAAGCATCCTTTAACAGCAGATGCGATTGATGAGCTTGAGAACTATGTGCTTGAGTATGGGATACGACGGCGTGAACGCTGGTTTAGTAAAGACCAATGGGTGTACCAACGGTTTAGAGGATTTGACCAGGCTTCACAAACGGATGATGAAAAACAAAAGCAAGAGCGCATCAATGCTTATCGTGAGCAGGTGGCGCGTGTCCTTGAACCTTTTGACCGATCCATTCGAGAGGCAGACACGATTGAGGAAAGAGCCCGAGCTGTCTACATTTGGTTGGACTCAATGAACATCCCCAGCCAATTGGAAACATGGCGTGATTATTACGATGCAAAAGGAGAAATAGAGCATGCGCGCGAGCAAGAGCAAGTATGGGATGCAGTGCTTCAACTGTTAGACGAAATGGTTGAGATGGCTGGAGATGAAGGGATTTCACTGCAAGTCTTTAGAAGCACGTTAGAAAGCGGACTAGAGTCACTTACCTTCGCACACGTCCCCCCAAGTATGGATCATGTAATCGTAGGCAATGTTGACCGTTCCCGTATCACTGGCATCAAAGCTTCTTTTTTATTAGGTGTGACAGACGGTGTATGGCCGCTGAAACCAACAGGGGATGGCATGATGTCCGAACGAGAGCGTTCCCTTCTTGCCGAGAGTGGACTCAAGCTAGCTGATGGTACCAATCGACAGCTGCTTGATGATCGTTTCTACATGTATTTAGCGTTGACAATGGCGTCGGATCAAGTATGGATCAGTTACCCATTAAGTAATGAGGAGGGTAAATCGAAAGTTCCCTCACAAATTATCCAGCGGGTCGACGAATTATTTCCATCTGTGCAAGGCCATTTCCTTCTCCAGGATCCTGATGATATTGAGGATGCGACACGGTTTATCACCACCCCTGTCAAAACGAGATCGGCTTTAACCTCACAGCTTTCACGTTATTTACGAGGATATCCGATTCAGCCTGTTTGGTGGAATGTGCTCAATTGGTATATGGAAGATGAGGAAAATAATGGATTGACTAATCGAATTTTACACAGTTTGTTTTATAAAAATCAGCCCGTCAATTTTGCCCAAGATACAAAAAAACGTATGTTTGACGGCCCGCTTAAGACAAGTGTGTCACGGCTTGAAACCTATCATCGCTGTTCCTACCAATACTTTTCACAACATAGCTTGAATTTGCAGGAACGTAAAACATACAAGCTTGATGCACCAGATATCGGGCAGCTTTTCCATGAGGCATTAAAACAAATCACAGAATGGGTACAGCAGGAAGGCCGGGATTTTGCCGAGCTGGGTAAAAGTGAAACGACTCATTATGCCGAAAGAGTGATCACCAAGCTTGCACCTATTTTGCAAAACCAAATCCTACACAGTTCAAACCGCCATCACTACATTAAGCACAAGCTTGAGGGAGTTGTAGCGCGTGCGGCCTTTATGTTAAGTGAGCAAGCCCGGAAGAGTCGGTTCTCGCCAGTTGGTCTCGAACTTGGATTTGGCACGGGTCCGGATGCAAAGCTGCCGCCTTTATCGCTTGCGCTTCCGAACGGACATGAACTGATGTTAAGAGGACGCATTGACAGGGTCGATCGTGCTTTAAGTGAACAAGAACTCTACTTGCGAATCATTGACTATAAATCTAGTGAAAAAGGGCTGGACTTGACTGACGTATATTATGGCCTTGCTTTACAAATGCTCGCCTATTTGGACGTTGTTCTAACAAACGCTGAGCATTGGCTGGGGGCGCCGGCAATACCGGCGGGAGTGCTGTATTTCCATGTCCACAATCCGATGGTGTCCGGAAAGCAAATGCTTGCAGATGATCAAATAGAAGAAGAGATCCTTAAGAAATTTAAAATGAAGGGTCTTTTGCTTGAGAATGAGCAGCTTGTCCAGATGATGGACACGGGTCTTGAAAAAGGCAGAAGCCAAATTATTCCGGCCGGGCTTAAAGCAAACGGCGGCTTTTATAAAGGTTCAAAAACGGTGGAAGCTGATAAGTTTAACGACCTAAGAAGTTATATCCGCCAGGTGATGACAGAAGCGGGCCAACGGGTGACAGAGGGAGAGGTTGACCTCAACCCTTATCAAAAAGGTCAGCATAGGGCTTGTGATTATTGTCCATTCCGCTCCGTATGTCAATTCGATCCATCCCTTGAGGATAACGAATACCGTAAGCTTAAGGAATGGAAGGAAGAAGAAGTGATTCAACAAATTGCGATGGGAGAGGAGAATCGATTTGGTAAGCTGGACTAA
- the lepB gene encoding signal peptidase I: MEDRVMKKYRSIIRAVLLALLLALVLRSYLFASYVVDGESMEPTLYDGNLLMVNKVVYDWQGVNRGDVIVFHANEKEDYVKRVIGIEGDHIAFENDVLYVNGRRVPEPYLEELRPDDGRLFTRDFTLEGVTDQSVVPEGHLFVMGDNRRDSLDSRYFGFVPVESIVGKVDVRYWPVSQVDLQFK, translated from the coding sequence CTGGAGGATAGAGTAATGAAAAAATACCGCAGTATCATCCGTGCTGTGCTGCTTGCGTTGTTGTTGGCGTTGGTATTAAGATCGTATTTATTTGCGAGTTATGTTGTAGATGGTGAATCTATGGAGCCTACACTTTATGATGGGAATCTATTAATGGTTAATAAGGTAGTCTATGATTGGCAAGGTGTAAACCGCGGAGACGTTATTGTCTTTCATGCCAATGAAAAAGAAGATTACGTTAAACGTGTAATTGGTATAGAAGGAGATCATATAGCCTTTGAGAATGATGTATTATATGTAAATGGAAGGCGTGTTCCGGAGCCTTATTTAGAGGAATTACGACCAGATGATGGAAGGTTATTTACAAGGGACTTCACCCTAGAAGGGGTAACAGATCAAAGCGTGGTTCCAGAGGGGCATCTGTTTGTAATGGGGGATAATCGCAGGGACAGCTTGGATAGTCGTTACTTTGGATTTGTTCCCGTTGAAAGTATTGTGGGTAAAGTTGATGTGCGTTACTGGCCAGTTTCACAAGTTGATTTACAATTTAAATAG
- a CDS encoding TVP38/TMEM64 family protein has translation MYLLNITVEKIKNLAENDRLFDYIINQLQQFESLGPLPGILLPMLEAFLPILPLVGFVLANSVVYGLFQGFLYSWIGTSFGSVLVFMLVRRLGQKRFFNVIRRNKQVKRVMLWFEDHGFGPLFLLMCFPFSPSSVINVVAGLSTISRQQFILAVFLGKSVMIFTVSYVGSSIASFAQNPVKTIVVGVCILLFWILGKFIEKRLQQKTEKRSHRSG, from the coding sequence ATGTATTTGTTAAATATCACGGTAGAGAAAATAAAAAACTTAGCTGAAAATGATCGATTATTTGATTATATCATTAACCAATTACAGCAATTTGAGAGTCTTGGTCCGTTGCCCGGTATCCTGCTACCTATGCTGGAGGCATTTTTACCAATTCTGCCGCTGGTAGGTTTTGTGCTGGCGAACTCAGTTGTCTATGGTCTGTTTCAAGGGTTTTTATACTCGTGGATTGGAACATCGTTTGGTTCGGTTCTTGTGTTTATGCTTGTGCGCCGTTTGGGTCAGAAGCGATTTTTTAATGTGATTAGGCGTAATAAACAAGTGAAACGAGTTATGTTGTGGTTTGAGGACCATGGATTTGGTCCTCTGTTTCTATTAATGTGCTTTCCTTTCTCCCCATCATCGGTAATTAATGTTGTTGCTGGACTATCCACGATAAGTCGCCAGCAATTTATTTTAGCTGTATTTTTAGGGAAATCGGTTATGATTTTCACAGTTTCCTATGTTGGAAGCAGCATAGCCTCGTTTGCGCAAAATCCGGTAAAGACAATCGTCGTCGGTGTTTGTATCCTGTTATTCTGGATTCTCGGAAAATTTATTGAAAAAAGACTACAGCAAAAAACGGAAAAACGTTCTCATCGCAGCGGTTAA
- a CDS encoding competence protein ComK, whose product MDYVQTREYEVNPQTMALIAKYDEHGQVITEVIESGGRFDLPFYPGHIIDQSCRYFASSLEGRMAGTKQVAGFTHKPPIVISQKMGMYFFPIISPKRKECSWIAHKYIRNYDPAMDHTTTIHFVNGVSVNVPVSEGMIANQIQRTAQFRFTLEDRLSNFPTPQSLASQAERIAENFG is encoded by the coding sequence ATGGATTATGTTCAAACAAGAGAATATGAGGTGAACCCCCAGACTATGGCTCTGATTGCTAAATATGATGAGCATGGGCAGGTTATTACAGAAGTTATTGAAAGTGGGGGACGGTTTGATTTACCTTTCTATCCAGGTCATATCATTGACCAGTCCTGTCGTTATTTTGCCAGCAGTCTGGAAGGTCGTATGGCAGGTACAAAACAAGTAGCAGGATTTACCCATAAGCCTCCTATTGTGATTTCCCAGAAGATGGGCATGTATTTCTTCCCAATAATCTCCCCGAAACGAAAAGAGTGCTCTTGGATTGCACATAAGTACATTCGGAATTATGACCCAGCGATGGATCATACCACGACCATTCACTTCGTCAACGGCGTTTCCGTTAATGTTCCTGTTTCTGAGGGGATGATTGCTAACCAAATCCAGCGGACTGCACAATTTCGATTCACTCTTGAGGACCGCTTAAGCAATTTCCCAACGCCACAGTCTCTTGCTTCTCAGGCTGAGAGGATTGCTGAGAATTTTGGATAA
- a CDS encoding DUF3939 domain-containing protein has translation MWKRKQKKDQSNKDDTPKVKDLSLGEVRKAVHMYADHKPSEIPLSVLIKSDLTLDYQLLSPYLDGIPKKRYYMSRETYELFTEENQQLARDLDRVQQAVDQYMQLTQEPPIIEGDPYKKVSYFMLEGLGLLSDRPERDFYLTNEEFMITYKKPS, from the coding sequence ATGTGGAAACGAAAGCAAAAGAAAGATCAGTCCAATAAAGACGATACTCCCAAAGTGAAAGACTTATCATTGGGTGAAGTCCGTAAGGCGGTCCATATGTATGCAGATCATAAACCAAGTGAAATCCCGTTAAGTGTATTAATTAAGAGTGATCTAACATTAGATTATCAACTGCTGTCCCCTTATCTGGATGGAATCCCTAAAAAACGTTATTACATGTCACGTGAAACCTATGAATTATTCACCGAAGAAAATCAACAGTTAGCCCGCGACTTAGATAGAGTTCAACAAGCAGTAGATCAATATATGCAACTAACACAAGAACCTCCAATCATTGAAGGAGATCCTTATAAAAAAGTAAGCTATTTTATGCTTGAAGGTTTGGGATTACTGTCAGATCGTCCAGAAAGAGACTTTTATTTAACGAATGAAGAATTTATGATTACGTACAAAAAGCCTAGTTAG
- a CDS encoding fatty acid--CoA ligase family protein → MNLSDQLSAAASENPSKEAYIFHGEGVSYQEFDGSVTKFASSLEKLGYGEGDHIALVSGNSPSFMIGLYGALRVGATVIPINPTYTAEEMKYILKNGDVKAVMTMDVLMEKFEKTDEELTISHYFVAETEMGIGESLLSDKMKSFTNTINEGEITFQKPELKEEDVAVILYTSGTTGKPKGAMLTHKNLYSNAKDVADYLQYTREDRVIATLPMFHVFCLTVALNAPLMNGGTVLVAPKFSPQEIFELASSQKATVFAGVPTMYNYLVQTGANQTDTFKNIRICVSGGASMPVALLNKFEEQFNVRVSEGYGLSEASPVTAFNPLDRPRKPGSIGTNIVNVENKVVDELGEELPPGEVGELIVRGPNVMKGYYKLPEETAVTLREGWLYTGDMARVDDEGYFYIVDRKKDMIIVGGYNVYPREVEEVLYNHPDISEVAVVGTPDPNSGESVISFVVSNNPSLNESILKEYCKEYLAKYKQPARIHFMEELPKNTTGKILRKNLREKLTQS, encoded by the coding sequence ATGAATTTAAGTGATCAACTGTCTGCCGCAGCTTCAGAGAATCCATCTAAGGAGGCTTACATATTTCATGGAGAAGGGGTAAGCTATCAGGAGTTTGATGGATCTGTTACTAAATTTGCTTCAAGTTTAGAGAAACTTGGTTATGGTGAAGGAGACCATATAGCCCTTGTCAGTGGAAATAGTCCGTCGTTTATGATCGGTCTGTATGGAGCCTTGAGGGTGGGGGCTACAGTAATTCCGATTAACCCTACTTATACGGCTGAAGAAATGAAGTATATTTTAAAAAATGGTGACGTGAAAGCTGTTATGACGATGGATGTGCTGATGGAAAAATTTGAGAAAACGGACGAAGAACTAACGATCTCTCATTATTTTGTAGCTGAAACGGAGATGGGAATTGGAGAGTCTTTATTATCTGATAAAATGAAATCGTTTACAAATACAATTAATGAGGGTGAAATAACTTTTCAAAAGCCTGAATTAAAAGAAGAAGATGTGGCTGTTATTTTGTACACTTCAGGTACTACCGGAAAACCGAAAGGGGCCATGCTTACTCATAAGAACCTTTATTCCAATGCTAAAGATGTAGCTGATTATCTGCAGTATACTCGTGAAGACCGCGTCATTGCCACACTCCCTATGTTTCACGTGTTTTGTTTAACGGTTGCCCTCAATGCTCCATTGATGAACGGGGGAACAGTGCTCGTTGCACCGAAGTTCTCACCACAGGAAATATTCGAGCTGGCAAGCAGTCAGAAGGCAACTGTGTTTGCTGGTGTGCCCACAATGTACAACTATTTAGTTCAAACAGGTGCCAATCAGACAGATACGTTTAAAAATATACGGATTTGTGTTTCGGGAGGAGCCTCCATGCCAGTTGCCTTGCTGAACAAATTTGAGGAGCAGTTTAATGTACGAGTTTCTGAAGGATATGGCTTATCAGAAGCGTCTCCTGTTACAGCATTTAATCCACTTGATCGTCCACGTAAGCCCGGGTCAATTGGAACAAACATCGTTAATGTAGAAAATAAAGTAGTAGACGAGCTTGGCGAGGAACTGCCACCTGGGGAGGTAGGCGAGTTAATTGTTCGCGGGCCAAATGTAATGAAGGGATACTATAAGCTGCCTGAGGAAACTGCTGTAACGCTCCGTGAGGGCTGGCTTTACACAGGCGATATGGCTCGTGTAGATGACGAAGGCTATTTTTATATTGTCGATCGTAAAAAGGATATGATCATCGTTGGCGGTTACAATGTTTACCCGAGAGAAGTAGAAGAGGTGCTCTATAATCACCCGGATATTTCTGAGGTAGCAGTGGTCGGTACTCCAGACCCAAATTCTGGAGAATCTGTCATTAGCTTTGTTGTATCAAACAATCCATCTCTGAACGAATCAATATTAAAAGAATATTGCAAAGAATATTTAGCAAAATATAAGCAGCCGGCAAGAATTCACTTTATGGAGGAATTACCGAAGAACACTACAGGGAAGATTCTAAGGAAAAACTTGCGTGAAAAGCTTACACAGTCATGA
- a CDS encoding lipoate--protein ligase, translating into MLVINHDVESNDPHINLAVEEYALKNLDINETYLLFYVNKPSIIIGKNQNTVEEINTNYVEENGIHVVRRLSGGGAVYHDLGNLSFSFITKDDGDSFHDFAKFTEPVTEALNKLGVAAELSGRNDIVVNGRKISGNAQFTTKGRMFSHGTLMLDSEIENVVSALNVKTEKIKSKGIKSIRSRVANISEFLEEPITIKEFKNLIIRYIFNVEDEKEAPYYQLTEKDWEEIHKIADERYNNWNWNYGKSPKFNIQHTKRIEGAGSYDIRLDVAKGYIRNAKVYGDFFGIGDIADIENKLIDIKYERQAISGALSDVDISHYLGKITKDDFLDMVY; encoded by the coding sequence ATGCTAGTAATCAATCATGATGTGGAAAGTAATGATCCCCACATTAATTTAGCGGTAGAGGAATACGCTCTGAAAAATTTAGATATTAATGAGACGTATCTACTTTTTTATGTTAACAAGCCTTCTATTATCATCGGAAAAAACCAAAATACAGTGGAAGAAATTAATACGAATTATGTAGAAGAGAATGGAATTCATGTCGTTCGCCGTTTATCTGGAGGCGGAGCAGTCTACCACGATCTTGGCAACTTGAGTTTTAGTTTTATAACTAAGGATGACGGAGATAGTTTCCACGACTTTGCCAAATTCACAGAGCCGGTAACAGAGGCTTTGAACAAGTTAGGAGTGGCAGCGGAACTGTCCGGTCGTAATGATATCGTGGTGAACGGTAGGAAAATATCAGGTAATGCGCAGTTTACAACGAAAGGCCGTATGTTTAGTCATGGTACGTTAATGTTAGATTCTGAGATCGAGAACGTCGTTTCGGCCCTCAACGTTAAAACTGAAAAGATTAAGTCAAAAGGGATCAAGTCGATCCGAAGCCGCGTAGCCAATATTTCTGAATTCCTTGAAGAACCGATTACGATAAAAGAATTCAAAAACCTTATCATTCGGTATATATTTAATGTTGAGGACGAAAAAGAGGCGCCCTACTATCAATTAACCGAAAAAGACTGGGAAGAAATTCATAAGATTGCTGATGAGCGCTACAATAATTGGAATTGGAACTACGGAAAATCACCTAAGTTTAATATCCAGCATACGAAACGGATCGAAGGAGCAGGCAGCTATGATATTCGTTTAGATGTTGCAAAAGGATATATTCGTAATGCCAAAGTTTACGGGGATTTCTTCGGAATAGGAGATATTGCCGACATTGAAAATAAGTTGATTGATATTAAGTATGAACGCCAAGCGATTTCAGGTGCTTTATCAGATGTGGACATTTCTCATTACTTAGGCAAAATTACAAAAGACGATTTTCTGGACATGGTGTATTAA